In the genome of Solibacillus silvestris, one region contains:
- a CDS encoding Zn-dependent protease has translation MGLYIIYFIIILLLPLYAQMKVKSTYKKFAQVSAEKGMTGAQVARYILDQHGLTDVRVVPTQGYLADHYNPATKTVALSEDNYYNSSIAGTAVAAHEVGHAMQHAEAYSFLTLRSKLVPVANISSNMSWIFVMIGIFASSSGFLLLGIALLLAGVVFQVVTLPVEFDASKRAMNEVVSLGIINNTEERSARKVLNAAAMTYVAAAAVAVMELLRLILIYTGMTSED, from the coding sequence ATGGGATTGTATATCATTTATTTTATCATCATTTTGCTGTTACCGTTGTATGCGCAAATGAAGGTAAAGAGTACGTACAAAAAATTTGCTCAAGTTTCAGCTGAAAAAGGGATGACAGGTGCTCAAGTAGCACGTTATATTTTAGATCAACATGGTTTAACAGATGTTCGTGTAGTTCCGACTCAAGGCTATTTAGCTGACCACTATAATCCTGCAACTAAAACGGTTGCCTTGTCTGAAGACAACTACTATAATTCTTCAATCGCCGGTACAGCTGTAGCGGCGCACGAAGTCGGTCATGCAATGCAACATGCGGAGGCTTATTCGTTTTTAACATTACGTTCAAAATTAGTGCCAGTAGCTAATATTTCATCGAATATGTCTTGGATTTTTGTAATGATCGGTATTTTTGCTTCATCTTCAGGTTTCCTGTTATTAGGTATTGCTTTATTATTAGCAGGTGTTGTATTCCAAGTGGTAACATTACCGGTTGAGTTCGATGCATCAAAACGTGCGATGAATGAAGTTGTTTCTTTAGGTATTATCAACAATACTGAAGAACGCTCAGCACGCAAAGTTTTAAATGCAGCGGCAATGACATACGTTGCAGCAGCAGCTGTAGCAGTAATGGAGCTATTACGTTTAATCCTGATTTACACTGGGATGACTTCGGAAGATTAA
- a CDS encoding 4-hydroxy-tetrahydrodipicolinate reductase, with the protein MTIRVAIAGARGKMGTEAVHTIMNNDGMELVSALDYKEVGTSLGLLEEFPNHYEVPIYTNFVELVRETKPDVLLDLTNPLCVYERTKQALLHNIRPVVGTTGFTEEQLEELQQMATEKQLGCIIAPNFAIGAILMMKFAKDAAKYFPDVEIIEMHHDQKLDAPSGTGIKTAQMISEVRKAKKQGHPDERETHTGARGANYDGMHIHSVRLPGLVAHQQVLFGSTGELLTIRHDSLNRGSFMSGVTFSIEEVMKTNTLIYGLENII; encoded by the coding sequence ATGACAATTAGAGTAGCAATTGCCGGTGCACGAGGCAAAATGGGTACAGAAGCAGTACATACAATCATGAATAATGACGGGATGGAACTTGTGTCAGCACTCGACTATAAAGAGGTCGGTACATCCCTGGGCCTACTTGAAGAGTTTCCGAATCATTATGAAGTTCCGATTTATACAAATTTTGTTGAGCTTGTGCGTGAGACAAAGCCGGATGTGCTTTTGGATTTAACAAATCCGCTTTGTGTTTATGAACGAACAAAACAGGCACTACTACATAATATACGTCCAGTTGTAGGGACGACAGGTTTTACCGAAGAACAACTTGAAGAACTGCAGCAAATGGCAACCGAAAAACAATTAGGCTGTATTATTGCGCCGAACTTCGCGATTGGTGCAATATTAATGATGAAATTTGCGAAAGATGCCGCAAAATATTTCCCGGATGTGGAAATTATCGAAATGCATCATGATCAAAAGCTTGATGCGCCATCTGGTACCGGCATTAAAACAGCGCAAATGATCAGTGAAGTACGAAAGGCGAAAAAGCAAGGGCATCCGGATGAAAGAGAAACACATACTGGTGCAAGAGGCGCAAACTATGACGGAATGCACATCCATTCAGTAAGACTTCCAGGTTTAGTAGCGCACCAGCAAGTACTGTTTGGCAGCACAGGTGAATTATTAACGATTCGTCATGATTCTTTAAATCGCGGAAGCTTTATGAGCGGTGTTACATTTAGTATTGAAGAGGTAATGAAAACCAATACATTAATCTATGGATTAGAGAACATCATTTAG
- a CDS encoding N-acetyl-alpha-D-glucosaminyl L-malate synthase BshA, producing the protein MKKLKIGITCYPTVGGSGVIATELGKMLAERGHEIHFITSSVPFRLNKIYSNVFFHEVEVNNYSVFQYPPYDIALASKMADVIKEEKLDLLHVHYAIPHAVCAVLARHMSGENFGIVTTLHGTDISVLGEDSTLAQAIKYGIDCSDAVTTVSESLKQQTYALIDTKKPIETIYNFVDEDVFKPVDPGNLKEQFGILPHEKVIIHVSNFRKIKNLPDVVESFLKIRERIPAKLLLVGDGPEKHRVTDMVKDSPYTDDVLFLGKQENITELFAISDLKLLLSEKESFGLVLLEAMACGVPGIGTAIGGIPEVINDGVNGYLVPLGDTQAVADYAVELLQDEEKHQAFKEAALQSVREQFHQTKMVEQYERIYESVVEKKNDSATMASGKGSH; encoded by the coding sequence ATGAAAAAATTAAAAATTGGTATTACATGTTACCCGACAGTGGGAGGCTCGGGTGTAATTGCAACAGAGCTAGGCAAAATGTTGGCAGAACGAGGACATGAAATTCACTTTATTACATCAAGTGTGCCATTTCGACTTAATAAAATTTATTCAAACGTCTTTTTCCACGAGGTTGAAGTGAATAATTATTCGGTATTTCAATACCCACCATACGATATTGCATTAGCAAGTAAAATGGCTGATGTTATAAAAGAGGAAAAACTCGATTTATTACATGTTCATTATGCGATTCCTCATGCGGTTTGTGCGGTATTGGCCCGTCATATGAGCGGCGAGAACTTTGGTATTGTCACAACACTTCACGGAACAGATATTTCTGTTTTGGGAGAAGATTCTACGCTGGCGCAGGCAATCAAGTATGGAATTGATTGTTCGGATGCAGTGACGACTGTTTCGGAATCGTTAAAACAGCAGACGTATGCTTTAATCGATACGAAAAAACCGATTGAGACAATTTATAACTTCGTCGATGAGGATGTATTTAAGCCAGTGGACCCTGGCAATCTAAAAGAGCAATTTGGTATTTTGCCGCATGAAAAAGTAATTATCCATGTGTCGAATTTCCGTAAAATAAAAAATCTGCCTGATGTAGTCGAGTCATTTCTGAAGATTCGTGAGCGTATTCCGGCAAAATTATTATTAGTCGGGGATGGCCCGGAAAAGCATCGTGTCACAGATATGGTTAAAGATTCACCTTATACGGATGATGTTTTGTTTTTAGGTAAACAGGAAAACATTACAGAACTTTTTGCAATTAGTGATTTAAAGTTATTGCTTTCAGAAAAAGAATCGTTTGGGCTCGTATTATTGGAAGCGATGGCATGCGGTGTACCAGGTATCGGTACTGCAATCGGAGGGATTCCTGAAGTGATCAATGATGGTGTGAACGGCTATTTGGTGCCACTTGGTGATACCCAGGCTGTCGCGGATTATGCGGTCGAACTGCTGCAGGATGAAGAAAAACATCAAGCTTTCAAAGAAGCCGCACTACAATCAGTACGCGAACAGTTCCATCAAACAAAAATGGTTGAACAATATGAACGGATATATGAAAGTGTGGTTGAAAAAAAGAATGATTCCGCAACAATGGCAAGCGGCAAAGGAAGTCATTAA
- a CDS encoding transketolase, translated as MENQSMELVEKEVENTLYQCIDFNIEENYIAMGKEFAKVLALLQEHRLISPALQVIIDPEQCLTETRILLESLQEAQRRHASRRKLLTHRHILNVWLRKNQYFQREVLPGFF; from the coding sequence ATGGAAAATCAGTCAATGGAGCTTGTAGAAAAAGAAGTGGAAAACACATTATATCAATGTATTGATTTTAATATAGAAGAAAACTATATTGCGATGGGAAAAGAGTTTGCAAAAGTGCTTGCACTTTTGCAGGAACATAGGCTTATTAGTCCGGCTTTACAAGTAATTATTGATCCGGAACAATGTCTGACGGAAACACGGATATTGCTCGAAAGTCTGCAGGAAGCGCAAAGAAGGCATGCTTCACGGAGAAAGCTGCTGACACATCGCCATATTTTAAATGTTTGGTTAAGAAAAAATCAATATTTTCAACGAGAGGTATTGCCGGGGTTTTTCTAA
- a CDS encoding methylglyoxal synthase, whose protein sequence is MKIALIAHDRKKDNLIQFAIAYRDILKEHDLYATGTTGTMIEAETALPITKFRSGPLGGDQQIGAMIANNDMDMVFFFRDPLTAQPHEPDVMALVRLCDLYHIPLATNMGTAEILLKGLQEGFVDWRILEERRK, encoded by the coding sequence ATGAAAATTGCATTAATAGCACATGATCGGAAAAAGGATAATTTAATTCAGTTTGCGATTGCTTATCGCGATATTTTAAAAGAGCATGATCTATATGCGACCGGCACTACGGGCACAATGATTGAAGCCGAAACAGCACTTCCGATTACGAAGTTTCGCTCAGGTCCACTGGGGGGAGATCAGCAAATTGGTGCGATGATCGCAAATAATGATATGGATATGGTATTTTTCTTCCGTGATCCATTGACAGCACAGCCACATGAGCCGGATGTTATGGCATTAGTGAGGTTATGCGACTTGTATCATATACCCCTTGCGACAAATATGGGGACAGCGGAAATTTTATTAAAAGGGCTTCAGGAAGGTTTTGTTGACTGGCGCATTTTAGAAGAGCGCAGAAAATAA
- a CDS encoding sodium:proton antiporter, with protein sequence MFIFQIVIVLLATKIAGHFTVRLGQPSVLGKILIGIIIGPAMLGWITDSEVMQTFSQIGVILLMFLAGLETDLEDLNANMKGAIFVAIGGVILPIAMSYPLAMAFGLTQGQAIFIGLTLAATSVSISVQTLSEIGWLKSKEGSTLLGAAVLDDIIVVVLIAIAMSFLVGDDVSIPVLIGGKVFFFVLLFVVMRWVIPPFLKAFSRLKVTEALLSGALIACFALAYIGEHYFGIATIIGAFFIGIAIGRTPFKETVEHKVEPIASGIFVPFFFVSIGLSVTFDGITENIWFLVIFSIVAILSKLIGSGIGAKLAGFSWKSSAGIGAGMISRGEVALILAGMGLSSGLLPAEDYTPMVIVIIITTLVTPPMLKGIFGNRSNLMD encoded by the coding sequence ATGTTTATTTTTCAAATAGTTATCGTACTATTGGCAACAAAAATAGCAGGGCATTTTACAGTGCGTCTAGGGCAACCTTCAGTACTGGGGAAAATCCTGATCGGTATTATTATCGGTCCTGCTATGCTTGGCTGGATTACTGACAGTGAAGTGATGCAAACATTCAGTCAAATAGGGGTTATTCTATTAATGTTTTTAGCCGGTTTAGAAACTGATCTGGAAGATTTAAATGCAAATATGAAAGGCGCAATTTTCGTCGCAATTGGCGGTGTCATTTTACCGATTGCGATGAGTTATCCGTTGGCAATGGCATTTGGCCTTACGCAAGGGCAGGCAATTTTCATCGGACTAACATTAGCTGCTACATCAGTTAGTATTTCAGTTCAAACATTAAGCGAAATCGGTTGGCTGAAGAGTAAAGAAGGGTCTACATTATTAGGTGCTGCCGTACTGGATGATATTATCGTCGTAGTATTAATCGCAATTGCAATGAGTTTCCTTGTAGGGGATGATGTTTCAATTCCAGTATTAATCGGCGGAAAAGTATTCTTCTTTGTTTTATTATTTGTTGTAATGAGATGGGTTATTCCACCGTTCCTAAAAGCGTTCAGCCGTCTGAAAGTTACGGAGGCACTGTTAAGCGGAGCGCTTATTGCATGTTTTGCGTTAGCATACATAGGTGAGCATTACTTTGGTATCGCTACAATTATCGGAGCATTCTTTATCGGTATTGCGATCGGACGCACTCCATTTAAAGAGACAGTCGAGCATAAAGTTGAACCAATTGCGAGCGGAATTTTTGTGCCGTTCTTCTTCGTTAGTATCGGATTATCTGTTACATTTGATGGGATTACAGAAAATATTTGGTTTTTGGTGATCTTCTCAATCGTTGCAATTTTATCTAAGCTGATCGGATCTGGTATTGGTGCGAAATTGGCAGGCTTTAGCTGGAAATCTTCTGCAGGTATCGGTGCAGGGATGATTTCTCGTGGTGAAGTTGCATTGATTCTTGCGGGTATGGGTTTATCAAGTGGTTTACTGCCGGCGGAAGACTATACGCCAATGGTAATCGTAATTATTATTACAACATTAGTTACACCACCAATGTTAAAAGGAATTTTCGGAAATCGTTCAAATTTAATGGATTAA
- a CDS encoding pantoate--beta-alanine ligase: protein MNVLTTIAQLREVVKTAKYNRQSIGLVPTMGYLHEGHLTLAAHARSENELVIMSIFVNPTQFGPNEDFESYPRDLPRDTELAKSAGVDYIFAPSVEEMYPHDGGITIRAGRQAHILCGATRPGHFDGVLQVVAKLFNLVQPDRAYFGQKDAQQVAIIQTMVRDYNFPVTIRVVPVIREEDGLAKSSRNIYLSAEERSQAPAIQQGLQLAKRELLESGSVESAISLAKKIIHDNTDGHVDYLMILSYPDLQEVDDQTDQIVVAAAVHIGETRLIDNLIFSLKGEIIHV from the coding sequence ATGAATGTATTAACAACAATTGCCCAGCTGCGTGAAGTAGTTAAAACGGCAAAATACAACCGGCAGTCAATTGGTCTTGTTCCGACAATGGGCTATTTACATGAAGGGCATCTAACATTGGCAGCACATGCACGCAGCGAAAATGAGCTTGTCATCATGAGCATATTCGTCAATCCAACACAATTTGGTCCAAATGAAGATTTTGAATCATATCCAAGAGATTTACCGCGTGATACAGAACTGGCAAAATCGGCAGGGGTAGATTATATATTTGCGCCCTCTGTAGAGGAAATGTATCCGCACGATGGAGGAATCACTATTCGAGCAGGACGTCAGGCACATATTTTATGCGGGGCGACCCGACCTGGTCATTTTGACGGAGTTTTGCAAGTTGTAGCGAAGCTCTTTAATTTAGTGCAGCCGGACCGTGCTTATTTCGGACAAAAGGATGCCCAGCAAGTGGCAATTATTCAAACAATGGTGCGCGATTACAATTTTCCGGTAACGATCCGTGTTGTTCCGGTTATACGTGAAGAGGATGGTTTAGCCAAATCAAGCCGCAATATTTATTTGTCTGCTGAAGAGCGTTCACAGGCACCTGCAATACAGCAGGGGCTCCAACTGGCAAAAAGGGAACTGTTGGAATCCGGAAGTGTCGAATCGGCCATTTCACTGGCTAAGAAAATAATACATGACAACACGGATGGCCACGTTGATTATTTGATGATATTATCCTACCCGGATTTACAGGAAGTCGATGATCAGACAGATCAAATCGTTGTTGCAGCTGCCGTTCATATTGGTGAAACACGTTTAATCGATAATTTAATTTTTTCGTTAAAAGGGGAAATAATCCATGTTTAG
- a CDS encoding dihydrolipoyl dehydrogenase — protein MENFDLAVIGAGPGGYVAAIHAAKSGLKVALVEKDKVGGACYNVGCIPSKIMLEHSKLVQEIRRGTDWGVTVPTINIDFPKLMQRKDRVVDELLSNIETFIENAQITMYRGKATVTAERKVIIGNQAFTADYVILATGSHPFVPPFKGLENANYHTTDTFFSIQELPKQLTIIGGGVIAIEMAFALAPMGTKVTVLNHSKDILQTEEPDARPIIKEKMKQLGIELVTDFTFEEIHADYVQTSIGNFPFENLLFATGRRPNTEIAEVLEMQMDGRLIKVNNHYETSIPGIFAIGDLVGGFQLAHSASAEGVHAVDYILGKHPKVINQQEIPRCVYTHPEIATFGMLEHEAPADSIVTKMYLPTNPKALLEGNTQGFMKFVASPEGDIYGACVVGDGATEMINSMLAAKVLGGSVKDLARLIFPHPTVSEHVGDAARSVFGKAIHAK, from the coding sequence ATGGAAAACTTTGATTTAGCTGTTATTGGTGCGGGTCCCGGTGGATATGTTGCAGCAATTCATGCGGCAAAAAGCGGGCTGAAAGTAGCGCTTGTAGAAAAAGATAAAGTCGGCGGGGCTTGTTATAATGTCGGCTGTATTCCATCGAAAATTATGCTTGAGCATAGCAAATTGGTACAGGAAATTCGGCGCGGGACGGATTGGGGTGTGACAGTACCGACGATTAATATTGATTTTCCGAAGTTAATGCAGCGAAAAGATCGAGTTGTTGACGAACTATTATCAAATATTGAAACGTTTATCGAAAATGCGCAGATTACTATGTATCGGGGGAAAGCGACTGTAACCGCAGAACGAAAAGTGATCATCGGTAATCAGGCATTTACAGCAGATTATGTCATTTTAGCAACAGGCAGCCACCCATTTGTTCCGCCATTTAAAGGGCTTGAAAATGCAAATTATCATACAACCGATACGTTTTTTTCGATCCAGGAGCTGCCGAAACAATTAACAATTATCGGAGGAGGGGTCATTGCAATTGAAATGGCATTTGCGCTAGCGCCAATGGGAACAAAAGTAACCGTATTAAACCATAGTAAAGATATATTGCAAACAGAAGAACCAGATGCACGACCGATTATTAAAGAAAAAATGAAACAACTGGGAATCGAACTTGTGACAGACTTTACGTTCGAAGAAATCCATGCTGACTATGTTCAAACATCAATTGGAAATTTCCCGTTCGAAAATTTACTGTTTGCGACAGGGCGCCGTCCAAACACTGAAATCGCGGAAGTGCTGGAAATGCAAATGGATGGTCGTTTAATCAAAGTGAATAACCATTATGAAACGAGTATTCCCGGTATTTTTGCGATAGGGGATTTAGTTGGCGGATTCCAGCTTGCCCACTCTGCAAGCGCAGAAGGGGTACATGCGGTGGATTATATTTTAGGGAAGCATCCGAAAGTGATCAATCAGCAGGAAATCCCGCGATGCGTTTATACGCATCCTGAAATTGCAACATTTGGCATGCTGGAGCATGAAGCACCTGCAGATAGTATTGTTACGAAGATGTATTTACCTACAAATCCTAAAGCACTGCTTGAAGGTAATACACAGGGCTTTATGAAGTTTGTAGCGAGTCCTGAAGGCGATATTTACGGCGCATGTGTCGTTGGTGATGGAGCGACAGAAATGATTAACTCCATGCTGGCAGCAAAAGTATTGGGAGGATCAGTAAAAGATCTGGCAAGACTCATTTTCCCGCATCCGACAGTGAGTGAACATGTTGGAGATGCGGCACGTTCGGTTTTCGGAAAAGCAATTCATGCAAAATAA
- a CDS encoding 3-methyl-2-oxobutanoate hydroxymethyltransferase, producing MKTTAQFLKMKEQGEKIVMITAYDYPAAKFSEAAGVDMILVGDSLGMVVLGYESTMRVTVEDMIHHSKAVRRGAPDTFIVVDMPFGSYHGDINETLKTAVKMMQETNANALKVEGADEIVPVIKKLTNAGIPVVAHLGLLPQSAGVLGGYKVQGKTAEQAEKLIKDALLVEQAGACAVVLECIPHQLTEAVSQKLTIPTIGIGAGVKADGQVLVFHDLLQYGKHHIPKFVEAFARVGDEVEKGITSYTNAVKSGAFPTLQQSFTMKETELIELYGGVK from the coding sequence ATGAAAACAACAGCACAGTTTTTAAAAATGAAAGAGCAAGGCGAGAAAATTGTCATGATTACCGCTTATGATTATCCGGCAGCGAAATTTTCAGAAGCGGCAGGTGTTGATATGATTCTTGTCGGGGATTCCCTCGGGATGGTCGTATTGGGCTATGAATCCACAATGCGTGTGACAGTAGAAGATATGATCCACCATAGTAAAGCGGTTCGCCGTGGTGCACCGGATACCTTTATCGTAGTCGATATGCCTTTCGGTTCTTATCACGGAGATATCAATGAAACATTGAAAACAGCTGTGAAAATGATGCAGGAAACGAATGCGAATGCCCTCAAAGTTGAAGGTGCAGATGAAATCGTACCTGTTATTAAGAAATTAACGAATGCCGGTATCCCGGTAGTTGCACATTTAGGCTTACTACCACAATCGGCAGGTGTACTTGGCGGTTATAAAGTGCAAGGCAAAACAGCCGAGCAAGCAGAAAAGTTAATAAAGGATGCTTTACTCGTTGAACAAGCAGGCGCATGTGCCGTCGTACTTGAATGTATTCCGCATCAGTTGACGGAAGCTGTATCGCAAAAATTAACGATTCCGACGATTGGCATCGGTGCAGGTGTAAAAGCGGATGGCCAAGTACTTGTATTCCATGATTTATTGCAATACGGAAAACATCACATACCAAAATTTGTTGAAGCATTTGCACGAGTAGGTGATGAGGTGGAGAAGGGGATTACAAGTTATACAAACGCAGTAAAATCAGGTGCTTTCCCGACATTACAACAAAGTTTTACAATGAAAGAAACGGAGCTAATCGAGCTTTACGGAGGCGTAAAATAA
- a CDS encoding bifunctional biotin--[acetyl-CoA-carboxylase] synthetase/biotin operon repressor: MHFTMKDEILKRFLTAEGEPISGQVLADELNVSRTAIWKHMQTLKQEGYEFETVKKRGYKLLSVPDKVDMGQLQQFLTTERYGRQVHYYETVESTQLVAHELIRAGAPDGTVVIAEHQTAGRGRMMREWESTEGQGIWMTVIIRPDVAPHQAPQFTLVTAVAIVEAMKSSFKNFTPEIKWPNDILINGKKTTGILTEMVAEADRIQALLIGIGINVNQKIDDFPEQLQTMATSIAIEEGEPIERVHFVANVLESLEKYSDEYVKNGFGQIKQLWEQSSGTIGKRVKATTLREVVEGEAVSITESGVLEIRQANGEIKGIYSADIELLP, from the coding sequence ATGCATTTCACGATGAAGGATGAAATTTTGAAACGGTTTTTGACTGCGGAAGGAGAACCGATTTCCGGCCAAGTGTTGGCGGATGAGCTAAATGTGTCTCGAACTGCTATATGGAAACATATGCAAACATTGAAGCAGGAAGGCTATGAGTTTGAAACAGTAAAAAAACGCGGGTATAAACTTCTATCTGTACCGGATAAAGTGGATATGGGACAATTGCAGCAATTTTTGACGACGGAACGTTATGGCCGCCAAGTACATTATTATGAAACGGTTGAGTCGACACAGCTTGTTGCGCATGAACTTATCCGAGCTGGTGCACCGGATGGCACGGTTGTCATCGCTGAGCATCAAACAGCAGGGCGAGGGCGGATGATGCGTGAATGGGAATCTACAGAAGGGCAAGGGATTTGGATGACGGTAATCATTCGTCCGGATGTTGCCCCACACCAAGCCCCTCAATTTACCCTAGTCACTGCTGTAGCCATTGTTGAAGCGATGAAATCCAGTTTTAAAAATTTCACTCCTGAAATCAAATGGCCGAATGATATTTTAATTAACGGCAAAAAAACAACGGGAATTTTGACTGAAATGGTAGCTGAGGCTGATCGTATCCAGGCATTGTTAATTGGTATAGGCATCAATGTCAACCAGAAGATAGATGATTTTCCTGAACAGTTACAAACGATGGCTACTTCGATTGCGATTGAAGAAGGAGAACCGATTGAACGTGTACATTTCGTCGCCAATGTGCTTGAATCTTTGGAGAAATACAGTGATGAATACGTGAAAAATGGCTTCGGTCAAATAAAACAGCTATGGGAACAGTCTTCGGGGACAATCGGAAAGCGTGTAAAAGCAACAACACTGCGGGAAGTTGTTGAAGGGGAAGCTGTCAGTATCACTGAGAGCGGTGTCCTGGAAATTCGTCAAGCGAACGGGGAAATTAAAGGCATTTACTCTGCGGATATTGAACTTTTACCGTAA
- a CDS encoding [cytidine(C)-cytidine(C)-adenosine (A)]-adding enzyme has protein sequence MWLKKRMIPQQWQAAKEVIKKIEHAGFEAFIVGGAVRDYYLKKENNDVDIATSAMPEEIQTIFSQTIDVGIAHGTVIVLDCGEPIEVTTYRTESTYSDHRRPDTVEFVRNLQEDLKRRDFTMNAMALSQSGEYIDYYNGRQHIDSKVICAVGEPDQRFEEDALRMLRAVRFAAQLHFSIEENTFEAIRKKAASIEYVAIERIQVELSKIFISAHASFGIDYMEKTTLGDYLHGNFTASNWAHYYSEDRQVGWAYFCLVNGSDLSLLTKYRCSNKDKLFVKTVLDAYESLRNGMSLVDLLRYDTIVLKTSFQFTIWQNCKLELSYEELVGRKNGLPIQHVNELAITGKDLLDWSSKKRGSWIKQTLDAAVEAVLNEEVQNDKQQLKEWFYAFHDEG, from the coding sequence GTGTGGTTGAAAAAAAGAATGATTCCGCAACAATGGCAAGCGGCAAAGGAAGTCATTAAAAAGATTGAACATGCCGGCTTTGAAGCATTTATTGTAGGTGGAGCGGTACGTGATTATTATTTGAAAAAGGAAAATAATGATGTCGATATCGCAACGAGTGCAATGCCTGAAGAAATTCAAACGATCTTTTCACAAACAATTGATGTTGGAATCGCTCACGGAACGGTCATTGTACTGGACTGTGGAGAGCCAATCGAAGTGACAACTTACCGGACAGAGTCTACTTACAGTGATCATCGTCGTCCGGATACTGTCGAATTTGTTCGTAATTTACAAGAAGATTTAAAACGCCGGGATTTTACAATGAATGCGATGGCACTTAGCCAATCGGGAGAGTACATCGATTATTACAATGGCCGCCAACATATCGATAGCAAAGTTATTTGTGCGGTAGGTGAGCCGGATCAGCGTTTTGAAGAAGATGCTCTCCGAATGCTGCGTGCTGTCCGATTTGCTGCACAGCTTCACTTCTCAATCGAGGAAAATACATTCGAAGCAATCCGGAAAAAAGCAGCTTCAATTGAGTATGTTGCAATCGAGCGCATTCAAGTTGAACTTTCAAAGATTTTTATATCTGCTCATGCGTCATTCGGCATTGATTACATGGAAAAAACGACATTGGGCGATTACTTGCATGGCAATTTTACTGCTTCTAATTGGGCACATTATTATTCGGAAGATCGCCAAGTTGGGTGGGCATATTTTTGTTTAGTAAACGGCAGCGATTTATCGTTGCTTACGAAGTATCGCTGTTCAAATAAGGATAAGCTTTTCGTAAAAACAGTTTTGGATGCTTATGAAAGCTTACGCAATGGGATGAGCCTTGTTGATTTGTTACGCTACGATACAATCGTTCTTAAAACGTCCTTCCAGTTTACTATTTGGCAAAATTGTAAACTTGAATTGAGTTATGAAGAATTAGTGGGCCGAAAAAATGGATTGCCAATTCAGCATGTAAATGAGCTTGCGATTACAGGAAAAGACTTGTTGGACTGGTCCTCAAAAAAGCGCGGCAGTTGGATTAAACAGACATTAGATGCAGCAGTAGAAGCGGTCTTAAATGAGGAAGTACAAAATGATAAACAACAATTAAAGGAATGGTTTTATGCATTTCACGATGAAGGATGA
- a CDS encoding aspartate 1-decarboxylase has product MFRMMMNSKIHRAQVTQADLNYVGSITIDEDILDAVGMLPNEKVHIVNNNNGARFETYIIAGERGSGVICVNGAAARLVQKGDIVIIISYVYVDNKEVAEHTPTVAIMGESNTIKEIIAYEPEATIL; this is encoded by the coding sequence ATGTTTAGAATGATGATGAACAGTAAAATTCACCGTGCCCAAGTGACACAGGCAGATTTAAATTATGTTGGTTCCATTACAATTGATGAAGATATTTTGGATGCAGTTGGGATGCTGCCGAATGAAAAAGTCCATATTGTCAATAACAACAACGGTGCGCGCTTTGAGACATATATTATTGCCGGGGAACGCGGTTCAGGAGTTATATGCGTAAATGGAGCAGCGGCACGTCTTGTTCAAAAAGGTGATATTGTCATCATCATTTCTTACGTGTATGTGGATAATAAAGAAGTTGCCGAACATACCCCAACTGTGGCCATTATGGGGGAAAGCAATACAATTAAAGAAATAATCGCATACGAACCGGAAGCAACAATTTTGTAA